The genome window CTTCGGGTCGACATCGAAGACCGTGGTATTGAGCGTGCGGACATTGCCCAGCTTGCGCAGGACGCTGCGCTGCGGATAGGCGATGTCGCCGATGGTCAGCGATCCGGTCGCCACCTGGTAGAGCAGCGGCTGGAAGAGGTGGAAGTTGCGCTTGTCGAGCAGGGTGACGCGGTAGCCGGCGCGCCCGAAGCGGCGTGCGGCATGCAGGCCGGCGAAACCGCCGCCGACGATGACGACGTGCGGACTCGTGGATGCTTGTGGGGAATCGGTGGCCATCAAGGGGGCATGTTGCGGTGCACAAGGCACAGCTTAGCGCGAATGTCCGGGCTTATACAGGGTGCCGGCACCCGCCCGCGGGCATCACGCGGGCAGCCGGATACCCGGTTTCCCGTTCGCATTCAGCGGTTTGCCGGGCCGGGAGTGTCGGACGCCGGCGCGCCGACCGTCAGCCATCATTGGCCGCTACCAGCGGCAGCGCCGCGCGCTGAGCTGCGGCGATGTCGGGATGGCGCGCGGCCAGCCAGCGCTCCTGGAAGCAGTAGCGCGCCACGCGGGCGACATCATGGATGTACCAGGCGTTGACCGAACCGCCCACGAAGGCACCGATCACCGGCGCGGCGGACGCCGCCTTGCGCCAGCCGAGGTGCACCGACAGGGTTCGCGCCAGGTTGCTCATGCTGTAGGTCGCAGCCTCCTTGGCGAGCTCGCGCTCGGCGGCGCGCTCCACCCCGTCGCGCCAGGCCGCCTCCAGCGTGCCGTCAAGCAGGCCGGCGGCGCGAAGCCCGGCAATGGCCTGCGCCTTCTCGTCGCTGCTGTTGGCCGAGGCGGCCGCGAACACCGACAGCACGACGCCGTCCTCGGCGTGCTGCAGGCGCGCCTCGCCGTAGCACAGCCCGACCCGCTGGATGGTCCGCAGCGCCAGCACCAGCACGCTGGGCACATCCAGCACCATGCCGGCGGTGCCGGCGACCCCGAAGACGGCGCCGCCGGCACCGCCGAGCATCAGCGCACGCCGCTGCACCCATCCGGCCAGTCGATCGCACTCGGCAAGGGGCAGCGCGCGCATTGCGGCGGCATCGTCGACACCGGCACGCGCCAGCAGGGCGCGATTGCCGTCGGCGCGCGATGCCGCCTGGCGGGCCGCACCGAGCGCCTGGCGCAGCACCGCGGGTGGCACCGCGGTCTGCACCGCCCGACTCGCCGGCCCGGCGGCCCGGCCGAACCAGCGCGTGGCCGGGCCGGGCGGGCGGCCCTGCCATTCGCGGATTGCGTCCAGCACCGCCGTTTCGTAATCGTTGAGCACGCCGCGTGCCTCCGGTCGGATCATCCCGATGATACGCTCGCGCCTCGCCGAGACGGGAAGCCCCGCCCCCATGTCCGACTCCGCAACCGCGTATGTCCGCGCATGTGCCTGATCGCCGTCGCCTGGCAGGCCCTGCCCGGCACGCCGCTGGTGGTCGCCGCCAACCGTGACGAATTCCACGCACGCGCGGCCACCGCCGCCGCACCGTGGGACGATGCACCGCAGGTCTTCGGGGGACGCGACCGCGTGCAGGGTGGCGGCTGGCTGGCGGTGAACGCGCAGGCGCAGCGGCTGGCGGCGGTCACCAACGTTCGACGCATGGTACCCCCGGACCCCGAGGCCCCCTCGCGTGGCCGGCTGGTCGCAGACTTCGCGCGCGCGCGCACCGCCGTTGCCGGCTTCCTCGACGCGCTGCACGGCGACGCCCCGCGCTACGCCGGATTCAACCTTCTGCTCTGGGATGGCGCGGCCATGCGCTTCGCCACCAACCATCCGGAACCGTCGGTGCAGCCGCTTTCCCCGGGGCTGCATCTGGTGTCCAACGCATCGCTGGATACGCCATGGCCCAAGGCCGAGCGCCTGAGGACGGCGATGACCGACTGGCTCGCACTGGCCGAACCGCGCCGGACGCCGGAGCCGCTGTTCGAGGCGCTGGCCGACCGAAGGCAGGCGCCGGATGCGGCGCTGCCCGACACCGGGGTCGGCCTCGCCCACGAGCGCATGCTGTCGCCGCCCTTCATCGTCAGCCCCGGCTACGGCACCCGCGCCAGCACCGTGGTCATGGCGCACGACGACGGCGGCATCGATTTCATCGAGCGCCGCTTCGATGCCGAGGGTGCGTGCGTCGGCGAGACGCATGAACACCTGTGACCCGCGTGCTGGAACGGACGATCGCTTCGGCGTAGCCTCCCGGCATCGCCGACGCACGCGCCCGACCATGTCCGCCACCCCGTCCGACCCCGCCATGCGCCGGGTCACCTTCGACAGCCCGCTGGGCCCGCTGACCGCCGGCGCGGTCGATGACGGCGTCTGCCTGCTCGGCTTCGCCGATCGGGAGAAGGTGGACCGCGCGCCGCGGGATCTGCGCGCCTGGCTCGGCGGAACGGCCGGCGCCCGCGCCGAGCGCCATCTCGACCAGCTGCAGACCGAGCTCGCCGCCTACTTCCGGGGCCGGCTCACCACCTTCACGGTGCCGCTGGTCACGCCCGGCACCGCGTTCCAGCGCGCCGTCTGGGAAGCGCTGCGCGCCATTCCCTACGCCGCCACCTGCAGCTACCGGGATATCGCCACCGCGGTCGGCAATCCGGGCGCGGTGCGCGCCGTGGGCACCACCAACGGGCGCAACCGCATCGCGCTGGTGATTCCGTGCCATCGCGTCATCAATGCCGGCGGCGGCCTGGGCGGCTACGGCGGCGGACTCGACCGCAAGCGCTGGTTGCTCGACCTGGAACGCAGCACCGCCGCCAGCGCGACGACCGCACCGCTGCCCAGCACCACCGCCGCCACGCCGTAGAGTCCGCCGGTCCCGAAGGCGCTCGCCACCGGCTTGCGCCAGCAGTGGCGACGCGAACTGGCCCATGAAGAAGGCCGTCGTCATCCAGCCCAGCGCGCGCCCGCGCAGCGCCGGCTCGCTGCGCTGCACGGCCCAATGGTTCAGGTTGGGCAGCATGAAGCCGAGCCCCAGCCCGGCGATCAGCAGACCGGCGAGGAAGGGCGGCAGATCGGCGCTGACCGCGACCACGGCGTAGCCGCCGCCCAGGAAGCCGCAGGTGATGGCCACCATGCCGATCGAGGACACCCGCGCGCGCACCCGCCGGAACAGCGTGCCGGAGAGCATGGCCGCGATATTGGCCAGCGCCACCGCCGCGCCCACCCATCCGGCACTGGCGCCGAAGCGCTCGGCCAGCAGGAAGGGCATGTAGACCGGCATCAGGTAGAACAGCGCCATGCCCAGAAAGGCCAGCGCGCAGACCCCGCCCACCTGCCGCGCCACCCGCCCCGCCGGGGCCGTGTCATCGGCATCGCCGCCGCCGCGCGCGGGGCGCGATTCGGGCAGCCGCCGCACCGCCGGCACCAGCAGCAACGCGAGCAGATAGACGCCGAAGGCCACCCGCCAGTGGATCTCCGCCGCCAGCCCGCCGAGCAGCACGAAGATCACGCCACCACCTGCCATGAAGGCCCCCTGCATGCCGAGCAGGCGCGCCTGCTCGCCGTCCCGGCTGCCGTCGGCGATCATGGTCGTGGTGGCGGTCATCAGGCAGGCGATGCCGATGCCCAGCCCGGCGCGCGATGCCAGCAGCCACGGCAGCGACGGTGCCAGCGCTCCCGCACCGCCGGCAACGATGTAGAGCAGCAGGCCGAAGCCCATCACCGGCTTGCGACCGCGCGCGTCGCAGGCCTTCCCCGCCAGCGGCGCCACCAGCACGATCACCAGCGCCGGCAGGGTCAGGACCAGCCGCGTCAGGAAGCCGGCGTGCGGCGTATCGGCGAAGTGCGCGGCGATCGCGGTCAGGGTCGGCGTGATGGTGGCCGCGGCCATCACCGTCAGGGTGCTGCACAGGAGCAGCGTCAGCGAGCGCGACAGCACCGGCATCAGCGCCCGCCTCGGTGCCGCGCGATGTTAGGAAAGACGCAGGCCACCGTCGACCGGCAGCACCGCACCGGTGACGTAGGCGGCGTCCCCGGACAGCAGGAAGCGCACCGCGCGCGCAATGTCCTCGGGCTCGCCGAGCCGCTGCATCGGAATGCGCGCGCGCTCGGCCTCGCGCTGATCGTCGGCGAGGGGCGACTGGGTCGCCCACAGGATGTGGCCGGGTGCGACGCCGTTGACGCGCACGCGCGGCGCCAGCTCCAGCGCCAGCGCCTCGGTGACGGTCCACAGTCCGCTCTTGGCCGCGAAGTACGGGGCGTAGCCGCTGCGCACGTGCCGCGCCAGGGTGTCGATGATGTTGACGGCCGCGCGCGCGCTGTCCTGCCGGGCGAAGGCCTGCAGCGCCTCGAGCGGCGCCTTGAGGTTGGAGGACAGCAGATCCTCGACCTGATCGGGGCGCATGTCCGGAAGCGGCGTGCGCAGATAGCTCGAGGCATTGTTGACCAGGGCGTCGAGCCGCCCCCAGACCGCGGCGGCCTCGTCGACCGCGCGCGCCGCCGCACCGGTTTCTGCGAAATCGGCCATCACCAGCGCCGTGCTGTCGTCGCGCGCGGCCGCCAGCTCCGCACGCAGCGCCTCGGCCTCGTTCCGGCTGCCGCGGCAGTGCAGCACCACGCGCCAGCCATCGGCGTGCAGCAGGCGGGCGATGCACGCGCCGATGCGGCGCGCCGCGCCGGTCACGAGAACCACCGGTGCCTCGGCTGAAGCGCTCATGTCACCCCGGATGTACGGTCATGCGATGCACCGCATTGTGGCAGTCGCGCCGGGGCTGCGCCCTCATGACCCGGCGCTGTCGCGCAACGCGGCGAGCGCCCGCTCGCGCGCGGCGCGCAGCTGCCCGCCGATCTCGGGGCCCTGCATCCCGGGCGCGATGACGTCGCGCGCCTGCACGCCCAGCACGCGCTCGCGCGCGGCGCGCAGATAGTCGACGCTGGGGTACGGATCATCGTCGTGCCCGAGCCGTCCCCGCGCGTCGGCGGCGCACGCGGCCAGGGCGTGCTCGAAGAAATCGCCGTCGCGCAGCCCCCGCAGCGCCTCGACCAGGCGCAGCAGCGTGGCCGGCCGCAGCTCGCGGGCGCGGTGAACCTCGATGTGGCGCCGGCACACGGCGAGCGCCAGATCGCGCTGCGTGGCCGGCACGCGCAGGCGCTCGCATAAGGCGCGCACCAGCGGCTCGCCGGCGTGCTCGTGGCCGGGGTGCCGGGGCAACACGTCGGAAGGCGTCTCCGCCTTGCCGAGATCGTGCAGCAGCACCGCGACGCGCACCGGCAGGGCCGCACCGGCGGCAGCGGCGGCGTCGAGCGCCATGCCGAGATGCACCCCGGTATCGATCTCGGGATGGTAGTCCGCACGCTGCGGCACGCCGAAGAGGCGATCGACTTCCGGCATCAGCGCCGCCAGTGCCCCGCTCTCGCGCAGCGTGGCGATGTAGACCGAGGGCCGGTCGTGCATCAGTGCGCGCTCGGTCTCGCGCCAGACACGCTCGGGCGCCAGTGCCGCCATCTCGCCGCGCGCGACGATCTCACGCATCAACGCCATGGTCTCGTCGGCGATGCGGAACCCCAGCGGCGCGAAGCGGGTGGCGAAGCGCGCCACGCGCAGCACGCGCAGCGGATCCTCGACGAAGGCGGGCGACACGTGCCGCAGGACGCGCGCCGCAAGATCGGCCTGCCCGCCGCATGGATCGATCAGCGTGCCGTCGGCATCCTCGGCGATGGCGTTGACGGTGAGATCCCGCCGCGTCAGATCCGCCTCCAGCGTCACATCCGGCGACGCGTCGACCACGAAGCCGCGATAGCCGCGACCGGACTTGCGCTCGGTACGCGCCAGCGCATGCTCCTCCCCGGTCTCCGGATGCAGGAACACCGGGAAGTCGCGCCCCACCGCGCGGTAGCCCGCGGCCTCCATTTCGGCCTGCGAGGCGCCCACCACCACCCAGTCGCGTTCGCGCACCGGAAGTCCCAGCAGTCGATCGCGGACCGCGCCGCCGACCAGGTAGCGCTGCATCAGCAGACCAGGGGCGGCCGCACCGGCTCGTCCAGCAGCGGCAGGATGCGGCCCGGCTCGCCGTGCAGGCGCCAGTGGATGATGACGTAGTGGTAGAGCGCGCGCTGCACGTAGCCGCGGGTCTCGTTGAACGGAATGTTGGCGATCCAGGCATCGGCGTCCAGCGGCGCGTCGGGCAGCCAGCCGTCGATGCGGTTGGGCCCGGCGTTGTACGCGGGCAGCACGAACAGCCAGCGGCAGCCGAAGCGGTCGCGCAGCTGGGCCAGATAGCGCGCGGCGAGATCGAGGTTGGTGGCCGGCTCGAACAGCGCCTCGCGTCCGCTGTAGGCCACGCCGCTGCGCTGCGCCACGCGCTGCGCGGTGCCGGGCATGATCTGGGCGATGCCGCGTGCGCCGGCGCCGGACACCGCGCGCGGGTCGTAGAGACTCTCGGTACGCGCGATCGCGTGCAGCCAGGCCAGCGGGACGTCGGCCGCCTGCGCCGACTGCCGGAAATCCCGCTCGTGCGGCAGCGGGAAGCGCAGCGTCAGATCATCCCAGCGGCCGGCGCGCGCCATCCACGCGATGGCCTGCCGGTGCCAGCCCCAGTCCGACAACATGAGCGCGGCCTGTTCCAGACCGTCGGCGTCGAGATCGCCCAGCCCCCACGACAGCTCGGCGGACGCGCGGCGATCGTCCTCGAGCGCGTACCACTCGCGCGCCCGCCGCACCGCCGGCATGTTGGCGAGCTGGCGCTGCGCGTCGGCATCGCGCGCGGTCGGCACCGGATTCAGGGTCGCCGGCAGCCCGGCGCGCTCGGCGGCGAGGAAGCCGTGGAAGCTGCGGTCGCGCGCCAGCTCGGCGTAGGCCGCGGCGGGCTCGGCGGCGCCGGTAGCGACGCGGGCGCGCGCCGCCCAGTAGCGCCAGCGCGCCTCGCCGGCCATGTCGGCGGGCATCGCCGCGATGACGCGGGCGACCTCGTCCCAGTCGCCCGCCCAGAGCGCGGCGCGCACGTGCCACTCGAAATCGTCCTGCCCATGCCCCGAGAGTGGTGCGCGGCGATAGAGATCGAGCGCCAGCGATTCGCGCGACCAGCTCGCCGGCAGCGCCACCGCACGGGTGAGATGGGCACGCTCGTCCGGTGTCAGCGCGCGCGCCTCGATGAGCGCATCGAGCAGGCGGCTCGCCTCCGCGGGGTAGCCGCGGGCGTGGGCATACAGGCCGTAGCGCAGATCATCGAAGGGCACCGGTGCGTCCGGATTCTCGACCAGCCGCTCGAGAAAGGAACCGCGCTGCTGGCGCGCCAGCCGGGCATTCACCCAGATGCGCTGCGCCGCTTCCGGCAGACGCTCGGTGAGGTAGCGCGCCAGCCCGTATTCGCGCGCGTCCAGCGCCAGGCGCACGCGCTCGCGGATGCGGTCGTCGGTGAGGTGCCCCTCGCGCTCCAGCCAGTCGAAGGCGGGGTCGCAGTCGGACGGCATGCTGCGCCCGTTGCGCCAGGCGGCCAGCGCGT of Algiphilus sp. contains these proteins:
- a CDS encoding EcsC family protein, coding for MIRPEARGVLNDYETAVLDAIREWQGRPPGPATRWFGRAAGPASRAVQTAVPPAVLRQALGAARQAASRADGNRALLARAGVDDAAAMRALPLAECDRLAGWVQRRALMLGGAGGAVFGVAGTAGMVLDVPSVLVLALRTIQRVGLCYGEARLQHAEDGVVLSVFAAASANSSDEKAQAIAGLRAAGLLDGTLEAAWRDGVERAAERELAKEAATYSMSNLARTLSVHLGWRKAASAAPVIGAFVGGSVNAWYIHDVARVARYCFQERWLAARHPDIAAAQRAALPLVAANDG
- a CDS encoding NRDE family protein; the protein is MCLIAVAWQALPGTPLVVAANRDEFHARAATAAAPWDDAPQVFGGRDRVQGGGWLAVNAQAQRLAAVTNVRRMVPPDPEAPSRGRLVADFARARTAVAGFLDALHGDAPRYAGFNLLLWDGAAMRFATNHPEPSVQPLSPGLHLVSNASLDTPWPKAERLRTAMTDWLALAEPRRTPEPLFEALADRRQAPDAALPDTGVGLAHERMLSPPFIVSPGYGTRASTVVMAHDDGGIDFIERRFDAEGACVGETHEHL
- a CDS encoding methylated-DNA--[protein]-cysteine S-methyltransferase gives rise to the protein MRRVTFDSPLGPLTAGAVDDGVCLLGFADREKVDRAPRDLRAWLGGTAGARAERHLDQLQTELAAYFRGRLTTFTVPLVTPGTAFQRAVWEALRAIPYAATCSYRDIATAVGNPGAVRAVGTTNGRNRIALVIPCHRVINAGGGLGGYGGGLDRKRWLLDLERSTAASATTAPLPSTTAATP
- a CDS encoding SDR family oxidoreductase; this translates as MSASAEAPVVLVTGAARRIGACIARLLHADGWRVVLHCRGSRNEAEALRAELAAARDDSTALVMADFAETGAAARAVDEAAAVWGRLDALVNNASSYLRTPLPDMRPDQVEDLLSSNLKAPLEALQAFARQDSARAAVNIIDTLARHVRSGYAPYFAAKSGLWTVTEALALELAPRVRVNGVAPGHILWATQSPLADDQREAERARIPMQRLGEPEDIARAVRFLLSGDAAYVTGAVLPVDGGLRLS
- a CDS encoding multifunctional CCA addition/repair protein — protein: MQRYLVGGAVRDRLLGLPVRERDWVVVGASQAEMEAAGYRAVGRDFPVFLHPETGEEHALARTERKSGRGYRGFVVDASPDVTLEADLTRRDLTVNAIAEDADGTLIDPCGGQADLAARVLRHVSPAFVEDPLRVLRVARFATRFAPLGFRIADETMALMREIVARGEMAALAPERVWRETERALMHDRPSVYIATLRESGALAALMPEVDRLFGVPQRADYHPEIDTGVHLGMALDAAAAAGAALPVRVAVLLHDLGKAETPSDVLPRHPGHEHAGEPLVRALCERLRVPATQRDLALAVCRRHIEVHRARELRPATLLRLVEALRGLRDGDFFEHALAACAADARGRLGHDDDPYPSVDYLRAARERVLGVQARDVIAPGMQGPEIGGQLRAARERALAALRDSAGS
- a CDS encoding transglycosylase SLT domain-containing protein, with protein sequence MSAPAAASDGSPREAFVTAFEAADGGDAADDSAALKAYALYPWLQARRLRLRLDDADDALDARIGAFLSAHGSAPYTQSLRAAWWRSLAARERWAEYLAAFDGRPSTDALLCHWLQARMALGRMDGFADDALAAWRNGRSMPSDCDPAFDWLEREGHLTDDRIRERVRLALDAREYGLARYLTERLPEAAQRIWVNARLARQQRGSFLERLVENPDAPVPFDDLRYGLYAHARGYPAEASRLLDALIEARALTPDERAHLTRAVALPASWSRESLALDLYRRAPLSGHGQDDFEWHVRAALWAGDWDEVARVIAAMPADMAGEARWRYWAARARVATGAAEPAAAYAELARDRSFHGFLAAERAGLPATLNPVPTARDADAQRQLANMPAVRRAREWYALEDDRRASAELSWGLGDLDADGLEQAALMLSDWGWHRQAIAWMARAGRWDDLTLRFPLPHERDFRQSAQAADVPLAWLHAIARTESLYDPRAVSGAGARGIAQIMPGTAQRVAQRSGVAYSGREALFEPATNLDLAARYLAQLRDRFGCRWLFVLPAYNAGPNRIDGWLPDAPLDADAWIANIPFNETRGYVQRALYHYVIIHWRLHGEPGRILPLLDEPVRPPLVC